In the genome of Paenibacillus pabuli, one region contains:
- a CDS encoding D-alanyl-D-alanine carboxypeptidase family protein gives MKRWWIRAGMLLALLVIIYLGVKPDMLVGKPGIKAESAVLMDMSTEQILINFNGSEEIASGGISKLMTELLVMEAVINGELRWDDPVTISAYASSVGGSHLGLKQGEQFTVQELFQIIAVYSANDAAIALAEHIGGTEQTFAQKMNQKATEIGLSDKTVFTNSTGLSVKLLGPNRPKEIQGQTVMTAVDACRLARYLLNDYPEILRVSSQMQVSMHQKGMYMSNTNWMLSSIGGPYAYDGNDGLKTGYDEDSGYHFVGTAERNGKRLISVVLGSDSREGRFVETRKLFNYGFSGSK, from the coding sequence ATGAAAAGATGGTGGATACGGGCAGGAATGCTGCTGGCTCTACTGGTCATTATATATTTGGGTGTGAAACCGGACATGCTGGTGGGCAAACCGGGAATCAAAGCTGAATCGGCGGTATTAATGGATATGAGCACGGAACAGATTTTAATCAACTTTAATGGTTCTGAAGAGATTGCCTCTGGGGGAATCAGTAAATTGATGACAGAGCTGTTGGTCATGGAGGCCGTAATCAACGGAGAGTTACGTTGGGATGACCCTGTTACGATCAGCGCATATGCAAGTTCAGTGGGTGGCAGCCACCTGGGTCTGAAACAAGGGGAGCAATTCACTGTGCAGGAGCTGTTCCAGATTATAGCCGTATATTCCGCGAATGACGCGGCTATTGCTCTGGCTGAACATATTGGTGGGACAGAGCAGACTTTTGCACAAAAGATGAATCAGAAGGCTACAGAAATCGGACTGTCTGACAAAACGGTGTTTACCAATTCAACCGGTTTAAGTGTGAAGCTGCTTGGTCCGAATCGTCCCAAGGAAATACAAGGGCAGACCGTAATGACTGCTGTAGATGCGTGTAGGCTTGCACGTTATCTGTTAAATGATTACCCTGAAATATTAAGAGTTTCCAGCCAAATGCAGGTATCGATGCACCAGAAAGGTATGTATATGAGCAACACCAATTGGATGCTGTCCTCTATTGGCGGACCCTATGCTTACGATGGCAACGATGGATTGAAGACCGGATATGATGAGGATTCCGGCTATCACTTCGTTGGGACAGCTGAGCGAAATGGCAAACGACTGATCTCTGTTGTACTGGGTTCGGATAGTCGTGAGGGACGCTTTGTTGAGACACGCAAGCTGTTCAATTATGGATTTTCCGGTTCAAAATAA
- a CDS encoding MFS transporter codes for MSMLRNRNFLLMFLGRVVTNIGDSLYAVAAMWLVSELGGSTFYTGVAGFLTIIPRFIQFFSGPIIDRVNIRSLLIYTQLIQAVLLLLIPIAHYMGFLNVGLVLIVSPILSTFNMFVYPAQMSSLPQFVEDRNLSKANSMFTFANQGIETGCNALAGILLVTIGATSIYLLDSVMFMMSTLLFAMIKVSRVQHLKSSGEGPNNLIELVKKYGSELTEGIQILFNKTVSRLLFGIILINLVGGATFVVLPQFSKGYGGAEIYGLLLMAQALGSLLGALSAPYLRLESIGMGKIYALAFMLSGLLWTLSVFCPYPWLMIIVYGLAWFPGGVTNILINTYLQKGIPTNLLGRVFSAAYSLSGIAMPIGSLIGGIVGQMVDGKEVIGWSGFVVILVGIYWMLDYKTRSLPNAQSVTDKAFIS; via the coding sequence ATGAGTATGCTTCGTAACCGTAATTTTTTACTTATGTTTCTTGGGAGAGTGGTCACGAATATCGGAGATTCCCTTTACGCCGTAGCAGCGATGTGGCTGGTCTCTGAATTGGGAGGATCTACTTTTTATACAGGAGTAGCCGGGTTTCTTACGATAATCCCCAGATTTATTCAATTTTTTTCAGGCCCTATAATCGATCGGGTTAATATCCGCTCACTTCTAATCTATACACAGTTAATACAGGCGGTATTGCTCTTATTAATTCCCATTGCACACTACATGGGTTTTCTAAATGTGGGGCTTGTTCTTATCGTCTCTCCCATTCTCTCCACGTTCAACATGTTTGTCTATCCGGCCCAGATGTCCTCCTTACCACAATTTGTTGAGGATCGAAATCTCTCCAAGGCTAATTCCATGTTCACCTTTGCCAATCAAGGCATTGAAACAGGCTGCAACGCTCTTGCAGGAATACTATTGGTAACCATTGGGGCAACTTCTATCTATCTTCTTGATTCGGTTATGTTCATGATGAGTACGCTCCTCTTTGCTATGATCAAAGTCTCTAGGGTACAGCACCTTAAGTCAAGTGGAGAGGGACCTAACAATCTAATAGAACTTGTCAAGAAATATGGTTCTGAACTTACAGAAGGGATTCAAATCTTATTTAACAAAACAGTTTCACGACTTCTTTTTGGAATAATCCTGATTAATTTGGTGGGCGGTGCAACATTTGTCGTTTTGCCGCAATTCAGTAAGGGATATGGCGGTGCAGAGATATATGGCTTATTGCTAATGGCCCAAGCGTTGGGAAGTTTATTAGGAGCGTTGTCGGCACCATATCTTAGGTTAGAATCAATAGGAATGGGGAAAATTTATGCCTTAGCTTTCATGCTTAGTGGTTTGCTGTGGACGCTCTCTGTTTTTTGCCCCTATCCGTGGTTGATGATAATCGTATACGGATTAGCTTGGTTTCCTGGTGGTGTAACCAACATTTTGATTAATACTTATCTGCAAAAGGGTATACCTACGAATCTGCTAGGAAGAGTTTTTTCAGCTGCCTATAGCTTGAGTGGAATTGCTATGCCTATTGGTTCCTTAATAGGTGGAATTGTGGGTCAGATGGTGGATGGAAAGGAGGTTATCGGATGGAGTGGTTTTGTAGTTATACTGGTCGGAATCTATTGGATGTTGGACTATAAAACACGCTCGCTTCCGAATGCTCAGAGTGTAACTGACAAAGCATTTATATCTTAA
- a CDS encoding ArsR/SmtB family transcription factor has product MSGDESFNISIEQAKLLGHSLRVRIIKQLLHTPRTAKQVADMLGESGGNVHYHMMKLYDGGLIKMVEEKKVGGVTEKYYLSRSKWFNTIGSGTVDPVLADEFDSSDVTTLILRLDLTNDQKDELHEEFKQLLERWVDKTSMHMTDNVLTISQEFSVGIQIKSTKEKKDTGDNTGV; this is encoded by the coding sequence ATGAGCGGCGATGAATCTTTTAACATTTCCATTGAGCAAGCGAAGCTGCTGGGACATTCGCTTCGAGTGCGAATTATTAAACAGTTGCTACATACTCCAAGGACGGCAAAACAAGTAGCGGATATGCTCGGAGAATCAGGGGGGAATGTCCATTACCATATGATGAAATTGTACGATGGTGGACTGATTAAGATGGTGGAGGAAAAGAAAGTTGGGGGAGTTACTGAAAAATACTACCTTTCCCGCTCTAAATGGTTTAATACGATAGGATCTGGAACTGTCGATCCCGTGTTGGCTGATGAGTTTGACTCGAGTGATGTAACTACATTGATCCTTCGTTTGGATCTTACCAACGATCAAAAGGATGAATTACATGAAGAATTTAAACAGCTGCTTGAGAGGTGGGTGGATAAAACGTCAATGCATATGACGGATAATGTTTTAACAATAAGTCAGGAGTTTAGCGTAGGAATCCAGATCAAGTCAACAAAGGAGAAAAAGGATACTGGTGACAATACGGGGGTGTAA